The Chitinophaga niabensis genomic interval TTTGTAAGCCGGAGCGCAGCACCATATACCTGGCTCCAGTAATGCCTGAAGAGTTGCTGAAATGCGTTTTCGTCTCCCTGTGCCAACAGGCGGAGCAAGTCCCTCTCGTTATCTAAATTTTCATACATCAGCCTGTCCCCCTGGCAGTAAATGGTTGATTCAGGCTTAAAAGTAGCAAAAAAAAAAGGTTACTCTATGCAGAGTAACCCTTTTATGATGATAGATAGAGAAAATTATTGCTTCAGTACAAAAGCACCTACCCCTTCAATATCAGCGAGAGTAGACGTTTTTTCCAGTGTAATGTAGTTTTGCGTCCTGGCTTTTGTCCATTTTGCCAGTGGTATGCTATACTCACCGCCCAGCAGGTAGAAATAACCCTGGTCTGCTGTAAGATAAGGAACGAACATGGTATTGGTACCTGCCCTGTAATAAGGCTGGTCTTCCAGCGTGATAGGATTCTTGATATCATACCAGTCGCTGTTCGGGATTCTATATCCTTGCGGAGTGGGTGTTGGCGTATATAAACTACCTCCTCCGTTCACAAACATGGCATCCACCGGTTTGGAATCTACGGTAACATTGATGCCTTCAAATATAGCCACACCAGTAGCGTTACCACTGTTGGCAAACAAACCACCTGTTTTAGTACCAAAGCCATCTCCGTCAGTAGTGGTGTAGTTGAGGCCCCTCACCCATTTAGTGGCAGGAATAGCAGTAGATCCTGAACCGTTGATCATTCTGCCCGCACCGCCTACATAGAAGAAAGCACCTTTGGCAACAGTACCTGTCGTGATATTGATCTTATAGGTTCGTTGCTGCCCGGTAGCCCATCCCTGGGCAGGATAACCTGTAGGGATAGCGGCATTGGGATTGGTGGTAGCCACCATGGCATAGGGTGTCAGGGCAAAGTTGATATCCTTTGTTGCCATGAACTGCACATACTCATAGTTACCATCTCCGCCTTTCACATCCGTCATCAGACCTGTGATAACAACAGACGGAATGTCTACAACAGCGCTCAGTATTTTAACATCCGCAGATCTGCGTATGCGGAAATCCACACCAAGTGAATCAGATTTAGGAGTAGGCTTTACATAAACGATCCCATAATAATTAGCCATGATAGGCAGCGAGGTATTTGCAAATTCAGCATCCGCATCTGATACCAGTGGAATATTAGCGAAACCGTCATTGAGTGTTTTCACACCTGAAAATACATCTCCCGGAACAGGTAAGGGATCAAAACCACCTTTTACAATAACACCTAAAGTGCTTTCATATTTCCCGGGGTTCGCCAATATTAAATGAGCCGGTACCCGTGGTGCAGGAATAGCATTTCCGGAAGATACTTTCTTAATATCTTTTGTTGTAACACCGGTGATCAGCATCCTGCCATCTACTTTTTTCAGCACTTTACCTTCCATTTCAATGATCAGGGAATCACCGGATGTATAATTAGCAGCATCTGCCCCCAATGGTATCGCAATCCCGCGCAATTCATTCAAACGGCGTTTGTCCTGTACTATCAGCAAACCTTCCACCATATTACCACCGGCAAAATCAGAAACCACCATGGCGGAAAGCTTGGTAGATCCAAGCATATTCTCTTTGGTAAGGGTAAGGTCGGCCCCCTTATACATACCCCTGATATCGTAGATCGCTATATAAGGACTGATCTCCCCTCCCGGATAGTTGCCATATTTTTCGCATCCCATGAACAGGCACAGGGACAGCAAAAAGAAGGAATATATTGTTATACTTTTCATTGTACTTTTTTTGATAATTAACAACTATTACGGTTTTTGCCACCACACCTGTGTATAGATCTGATCTGGTCCCTGTGCGGTTACAGCAAGTTTATAATTGGTAGGATTGGTGGACTGGATCAGCACGGGATAGGTCATCCTTGCAGGCATTACACCATTATTCCGTAAACCGGCACCCTTAGGTAATACAGGGTGACCTGTACGGCGGTATTCAAACCACTGTTGCAGATCTGCGAGGAAAAGCGCATAGTATTTCTGCAAATGGATCCGCTCCATTTTGGCATCATCCGTTAAACCTTCTTCCCATTCAATATCGGCAGCCGCCAGGAAGGTCTGGATATCCAGGTTCCAGTTAGGCAGCCACATTTTAATGCTTTCCCTGGCGCCTGCATTATAGAAGGTACCGGCAGAACCATTGATCCATTTCTTTAACGCAGCCTCTGCAAGAATGAATTTCACCTCACTTGTATT includes:
- a CDS encoding DUF5689 domain-containing protein; this encodes MKSITIYSFFLLSLCLFMGCEKYGNYPGGEISPYIAIYDIRGMYKGADLTLTKENMLGSTKLSAMVVSDFAGGNMVEGLLIVQDKRRLNELRGIAIPLGADAANYTSGDSLIIEMEGKVLKKVDGRMLITGVTTKDIKKVSSGNAIPAPRVPAHLILANPGKYESTLGVIVKGGFDPLPVPGDVFSGVKTLNDGFANIPLVSDADAEFANTSLPIMANYYGIVYVKPTPKSDSLGVDFRIRRSADVKILSAVVDIPSVVITGLMTDVKGGDGNYEYVQFMATKDINFALTPYAMVATTNPNAAIPTGYPAQGWATGQQRTYKINITTGTVAKGAFFYVGGAGRMINGSGSTAIPATKWVRGLNYTTTDGDGFGTKTGGLFANSGNATGVAIFEGINVTVDSKPVDAMFVNGGGSLYTPTPTPQGYRIPNSDWYDIKNPITLEDQPYYRAGTNTMFVPYLTADQGYFYLLGGEYSIPLAKWTKARTQNYITLEKTSTLADIEGVGAFVLKQ